In a genomic window of Phaeodactylum tricornutum CCAP 1055/1 chromosome 6, whole genome shotgun sequence:
- a CDS encoding predicted protein, whose amino-acid sequence MSSGLKRVKTARFSVWEVAEGAKLASATFPSTTMATEAKKVDPVKKVDPPAGAVAKKGSSVKKPEPKPTRPWTEPLQQDFDRIFSVGEECISGPELQTLLTAKGRGSESTGFNLYDGFEPSGRMHIAQGVFKAMNVNKCTYEGTNATFVFWVADWFALMNDKMGGDLEKIRTVGHYLIEVWKAAGMDLSNVVFKWASEEITTHADKYWPTMLDVARRFNVTRIKKCCQIMGRLEGSLTAAQILYPLMQCTDVFFLKADICQLGVDQRKVNMLAREYCDAAGIKHKPIILSHHMLYGLKAGQEKMSKSDPDSAVFMEDSAADVERKIMNAYCPIVAEVAAGATDGEPLDAGKESMHLKGDGLKNPCLDYIENIIFSPPGATFSAGSTTFQDYGAVRDAFLSKQISEDELKRGLIIELNRLLEPVRSHFDTNENAKNLLSLVQQYKKESASSITEKVVRRLNLVELKKVPAGAHLVFAPLPSGSPTLQSAMDVFTLLQAAEDRPCVLLLSDWTARVCNSCDADLKVIAAYHSVFVASLKALKPRLMENVQVLLQSDAILADPSNYWISVINVGRHFMLDDIMGPSMKDSEGVGRVIGRLMQVADAAGVEPASIAMADSEDTKIEGNLVTEFFGKKLPSLSAPSVSFRTLPSLRLQPERESDALRNENDEYFLLDDPKISGKSKLKKAFCEPGNVTFCPPIALADMFALKGAKGVLEIHRSPENGGDHIYESVTELEKDFADGSLHPSDLKTAAIAVMGTVMEELAAGLKADGDAIKAGKTLKAFQKKAAKQKK is encoded by the exons ATGTCAAGTGGTTTAAAGAGAGTGAAAACGGCACGCTTTAGCGTTTGGGAAGTCGCCGAAGGAGCCAAGCTAGCGAGTGCGACCTTCCCTTCCACCACCATGGCAACCG AGGCCAAGAAGGTCGATCCGGTCAAAAAGGTAGACCCTCCAGCCGGTGCCGTAGCAAAGAAAGGTTCATCCGTCAAAAAGCCGGAACCAAAACCTACTCGACCGTGGACCGAACCGTTACAGCAGGATTTCGATCGTATCTTTTCTGTTGGTGAAGAGTGTATTTCTGGACCAGAATTGCAAACTCTCTTGACTGCCAAAGGTCGTGGTTCGGAGTCGACCGGATTCAACCTCTACGATGGCTTTGAACCTTCCGGACGCATGCATATTGCCCAAGGGGTGTTTAAGGCAATGAACGTAAACAAATGCACGTATGAGGGCACCAACGCGACCTTTGTCTTTTGGGTCGCCGACTGGTTCGCGTTAATGAATGACAAGATGGGTGGCGATTTGGAAAAAATTCGGACGGTAGGACACTACTTGATTGAAGTCTGGAAGGCAGCAGGTATGGACCTTTCCAACGTTGTCTTCAAGTGGGCTTCGGAAGAAATTACGACTCACGCTGACAAGTACTGGCCTACGATGTTGGACGTTGCCCGAAGATTCAACGTCACACGCATTAAAAAATGCTGTCAAATTATGGGGCGCTTGGAAGGATCCTTAACGGCGGCGCAGATTCTCTACCCACTCATGCAGTGCACGGATGTATTTTTTCTGAAAGCTGATATTTGCCAGCTGGGCGTTGATCAGCGCAAGGTTAACATGCTGGCTCGAGAATACTGTGATGCGGCTGGGATTAAGCACAAACCTATCATTTTGTCGCATCATATGCTGTACGGTCTCAAAGCTGGTCAAGAGAAAATGTCCAAATCTGATCCCGACTCGGCCGTGTTTATGGAGGATTCTGCTGCCGACGTGGAGCGCAAGATTATGAATGCCTACTGTCCAATCGTTGCGGAAGTTGCGGCTGGAGCTACGGATGGAGAACCACTGGATGCTGGCAAAGAGTCGATGCATCTCAAGGGTGATGGATTGAAGAATCCTTGCTTAGACTATATTGAGAACATTATTTTTAGTCCTCCAGGCGCAACCTTCTCGGCTGGATCAACAACGTTTCAGGATTATGGTGCGGTAAGAGATGCATTCTTGTCAAAGCAAATTTCGGAGGACGAGCTGAAGCGGGGATTGATAATCGAGCTGAATCGACTCCTTGAGCCAGTTCGTTCCCACTTTGATACCAACGAAAACGCAAAAAACCTGCTGTCATTGGTACAGCAGTACAAGAAGGAATCAGCCTCAAGTATTACGGAAAAAGTGGTACGGCGACTGAACTTGGTCGAGCTCAAAAAGGTTCCTGCCGGAGCCCATCTCGTCTTTGCTCCATTGCCATCCGGCAGCCCGACGTTGCAGAGCGCTATGGATGTCTTCACACTACTCCAAGCTGCAGAAGATCGCCCTTGCGTCTTGCTGCTTTCAGATTGGACCGCACGGGTTTGCAATTCGTGCGATGCTGATCTTAAAGTCATCGCAGCCTATCACTCAGTATTTGTGGCCTCGCTCAAAGCGCTCAAGCCACGTTTGATGGAAAATGTCCAAGTGCTCCTACAGAGCGACGCCATCCTCGCCGATCCGTCCAATTATTGGATTAGCGTCATTAATGTTGGTCGCCATTTTATGCTTGACGATATCATGGGCCCTTCCATGAAAGATTCCGAAGGTGTTGGCAGGGTCATTGGTCGACTGATGCAAGTCGCTGATGCGGCCGGTGTAGAGCCCGCGAGTATCGCCATGGCAGATTCCGAAGACACCAAGATTGAGGGCAACCTCGTGACGGAATTTTTCGGAAAGAAGCTTCCCTCGTTGTCGGCTCCATCCGTATCGTTCCGAACTCTCCCGTCTTTACGCCTACAGCCCGAACGGGAGTCGGATGCTTTGaggaacgaaaacgatgagTATTTCTTACTAGACGATCCCAAG ATCAGCGGCAAATcgaaattgaaaaaggccTTTTGCGAGCCCGGCAATGTTACGTTTTGTCCTCCCATTGCTTTGGCCGACATGTTTGCTCTAAAGGGCGCAAAGGGagttttagaaattcatcGATCGCCGGAAAACGGTGGCGACCATATTTACGAAAGCGTCACGGAGCTGGAGAAGGATTTCGCGGACGGCTCGCTGCACCCGAGTGATCTCAAAACGGCTGCGATTGCCGTCATGGGAACTGTTATGGAGGAGCTGGCGGCTGGTCTCAAGGCGGACGGGGACGCCATCAAGGCTGGCAAAACGCTCAAGGCCTTTCAGAAAAAAGCGGCTAAACAAAAAAAGTAG
- a CDS encoding predicted protein — protein MKRVEIGYCPLVVKDKRVLRVDSRVDHFGATVSQVRNESGSQSKDTSGSVVCFLVARLERVLDTYSPVARARTFTHRSAPMQFQYNSDYPGGGPDDNRLFSTAKAAADAANPPDFPPAHPIPCARITTRVFHPNRNQVATVQNVLVRTVLQNPLHSSPAVALYNAAENHEDSSMSSSDGFSDSNDDDSMLLDDGSRGASGPIGFPGIAPASASTRTVQQQPNGDDDMDKDGDDRAYWIQRTIRDAIYGHVFMAVVLRRRVPSQAGNDNAEWEVTAQHCAVKEMSWQHIRKERDRLAEDPIKEVSAMQYLVSWHRSERKECEQQVLSSASTEHPRDGVSRSVRAMVATNIMMPLDLLSDDRNLYSVMPYCNGGELFERLDMNERFSEPEARYWMNQVLNGIETLQNAGICHRDMSLENLLVHENGALIIDLGMCLRVPVQKEHGSDTPEEQAQFLSQSFDTMNMNGNNSTALLTPTSSLTTTTTTIRGGATICRKQPRRLITPQGTCGKWIYMSPEIYKNAAPFDGFAVDMWAAGVILFLMLTGFPPWERACQTDERFKYMTAGYLVQMLTEWDIGLSPDAMDLLQRMLFLDPKDRLSLEQVRAHPWMVNGPSQPPAPLAEF, from the exons ATGAAACGTGTCGAAATTGGATACT GCCCGTTGGTCGTCAAAGACAAGCGGGTGTTACGAGTCGACAGTCGTGTAGACCACTTCGGTGCTACAGTTAGTCAAGTGCGCAACGAATCCGGAAGCCAAAGCAAAGATACCAGCGGATCCGTTGTTTGTTTCTTAGTGGCACGTTTGGAACGAGTTCTTGATACGTATT CACCAGTTGCGAGGGCACGGACATTCACACATCGCTCGGCGCCTATGCAGTTTCAATACAATTCAGATTACCCCGGTGGTGGTCCGGACGATAACCGCCTCTTTTCTACCGCCAAAGCCGCAGCAGACGCCGCAAATCCTCCCGATTTTCCTCCGGCACATCCCATTCCGTGTGCCCGGATCACTACCCGTGTGTTTCATCCCAACCGAAATCAAGTTGCTACCGTGCAAAACGTTCTGGTACGGACCGTCCTCCAAAATCCATTACATTCCTCACCAGCGGTGGCACTATACAATGCCGCCGAAAACCACGAGGACTCTTCCATGAGCAGTAGTGACGGGTTTTCCGACAGcaacgatgacgacagtATGCTGTTGGACGACGGGTCTCGGGGTGCCTCGGGGCCGATTGGCTTTCCGGGCATCGCTCCGGCATCGGCTTCCACCAGAACGGTTCAACAACAACCcaatggcgacgacgatatgGACAAGGATGGTGACGATCGCGCATACTGGATACAACGGACCATTCGTGATGCGATTTACGGGCACGTGTTCATGGCGGTGGTGCTGCGGAGACGAGTACCCAGTCAAGCCGGCAACGACAATGCCGAATGGGAAGTTACCGCACAACACTGTGCCGTTAAGGAAATGAGCTGGCAGCATATTCGGAAAGAACGCGATCGCTTGGCCGAAGACCCCATAAAGGAAGTCTCTGCTATGCAATATCTGGTATCCTGGCATCGATCCGAACGGAAAGAATGTGAGCAACAAGTATTGTCCTCCGCATCTACAGAACATCCTCGAGACGGCGTCTCTCGATCCGTACGAGCCATGGTGGCAACCAACATTATGAtgccactggatttgctaTCGGATGATCGGAATTTATACAGCGTCATGCCCTACTGTAATGGTGGCGAGCTTTTTGAGCGACTCGATATGAATGAACGATTTAGTGAACCGGAAGCGCGGTATTGGATGAATCAAGTTTTGAAT GGTATTGAAACTCTACAGAATGCTGGAATATGCCATCGTGACATGAGCTTAGAGAACCTTTTGGTACACGAAAATGGTGCGCTGATTATTGATTTGGGTATGTGTTTGCGGGTCCCTGTGCAGAAGGAGCATGGAAGCGACACTCCGGAGGAACAGGCACAATTTCTGTCGCAGTCGTTTGACACGATGAATATGAACGGAAACAACTCAACGGCGCTATTAACGCCCACATCATCCTTGACAACTACCACCACAACTATTCGCGGAGGTGCAACCATATGCCGGAAGCAGCCGCGCCGATTGATTACTCCGCAAGGGACCTGCGGTAAATGGATATATATGTCACCGGAAATATATAAGAACGCTGCACCTTTTGATGGCTTTGCCGTGGATATGTGGGCTGCAGGAGTGATTTTATTTCTCATGCTGACAGGATTTCCGCCATGGGAGCGCGCGTGCCAGACGGACGAACGCTTCAAATATATGACTGCTGGGTATCTGGTTCAGATGCTGACGGAGTGGGACATTGGCCTTAGTCCGGACGCGATGGATTTACTGCAGCGAATGTTATTTCTAGATCCTAAAGACCGCTTGAGCTTGGAGCAAGTGCGGGCACATCCGTGGATGGTCAATGGACCGAGTCAACCGCCAGCGCCACTAGCCGAGTTTTGA